Proteins encoded together in one Drosophila albomicans strain 15112-1751.03 chromosome 2R, ASM965048v2, whole genome shotgun sequence window:
- the LOC117573686 gene encoding omega-amidase NIT2 isoform X2, whose translation MTAFLILVLSGLQVESETLSPGNEFTTFKIEGRKIGIGICYDIRFEEMARLYRNDGCEMIIYPAAFNMTTGPLHWELLQRARANDNQLFVVTTSPARDLAADYVAYGHSMIVDPWAKIIACADEGEQTVTADIDFAIVDQVRQQIPVFSQRRLDLYGTELK comes from the exons ATGACCGCATTTTTAATACTTGTACTGTCTGGGCTCCAAGTG GAGTCTGAGACGCTGTCCCCGGGCAATGAATTTACCACTTTCAAGATTGAGGGACGCAAAATTGGTATTGGAATATGCTACGATATTCGATTCGAGGAAATGGCACGACTCTATCGCAACGATGGCTGCGAGATGATCATCTACCCTGCCGCTTTTAATATGACAACCGGACCTTTGCATTGGGAACTATTGCAACGAGCGCGTGCCAATGATAATCAACTGTTTGTAGTTACCACGTCGCCAGCCAGAGATCTCGCTGCTGATTATGTTGCTTACGGCCATTCAATGATCGTCGACCCGTGGGCGAAAATCATCGCGTGCGCCGATGAAGGCGAACAGACTGTGACAGCCGACATTGACTTTGCTATTGTGGATCAAGTGCGTCAGCAAATTCCAGTGTTCAGCCAACGGCGTCTCGATCTCTACGGCACTGAGTTGAAGTGA
- the LOC117576948 gene encoding tubulin beta-2 chain yields MREIVHIQAGQCGNQIGGKFWEVISDEHCIDATGTYYGDSDLQLERINVYYNEATGAKYVPRAILVDLEPGTMDSVRSGAFGQIFRPDNFVFGQSGAGNNWAKGHYTEGAELVDSVLDVVRKESEGCDCLQGFQLTHSLGGGTGSGMGTLLISKIREEYPDRIMNTFSVVPSPKVSDTVVEPYNATLSVHQLVENTDETYCIDNEALYDICFRTLKLTTPTYGDLNHLVSATMSGVTTCLRFPGQLNADLRKLAVNMVPFPRLHFFMPGFAPLTSRGSQQYRALTVPELTQQMFDAKNMMAACDPRHGRYLTVAAIFRGRMSMKEVDEQMLNIQNKNSSFFVEWIPNNCKTAVCDIPPRGLKMSATFIGNSTAIQELFKRVSEQFTAMFRRKAFLHWYTGEGMDEMEFTEAESNMNDLVSEYQQYQEATADEEGEFDEDEEGGGDE; encoded by the exons ATGCGTGAAATTGTGCATATTCAGGCTGGCCAGTGTGGCAATCAGATAGGAGGCAAGTTCTGGGAGGTCATCTCAGATGAACATTGCATCGATGCGACGGGGACGTATTATGGCGATAGTGATCTGCAATTGGAGCGTATCAATGTGTACTACAATGAGGCCACTGGTGCCAAATATGTACCACGGGCCATTCTTGTCGATCTGGAGCCCGGCACCATGGACTCTGTGCGCTCGGGTGCTTTCGGCCAGATCTTCCGACCCGATAACTTCGTTTTCGGTCAATCAGGTGCGGGCAACAACTGGGCGAAAGGACACTACACTGAAGGAGCCGAACTGGTTGACTCTGTGCTCGACGTGGTCCGTAAGGAATCCGAAGGATGCGACTGTCTCCAG GGTTTCCAACTGACTCATTCGCTGGGGGGTGGCACCGGATCGGGCATGGGGACTTTGCTCATCTCGAAGATTCGCGAGGAGTACCCGGATCGCATCATGAACACCTTCTCGGTAGTGCCTTCGCCCAAGGTATCTGACACTGTAGTCGAGCCCTACAATGCCACCCTAAGTGTGCATCAGTTGGTTGAAAATACTGATGAGACTTATTGCATTGACAACGAAGCACTGTATGACATCTGCTTCCGCACTTTGAAGCTGACGACGCCCACTTATGGTGATCTTAATCACTTGGTGTCGGCCACAATGTCGGGAGTGACAACCTGCTTGCGCTTCCCAGGTCAATTAAATGCCGACTTGCGAAAATTGGCCGTAAACATGGTACCCTTCCCTCGTCTGCACTTCTTCATGCCTGGATTTGCACCGCTAACGTCTCGTGGATCGCAGCAGTATCGCGCTCTAACCGTTCCAGAGTTGACACAACAAATGTTCGATGCCAAGAATATGATGGCGGCATGTGATCCGCGTCATGGTCGCTATTTAACAGTTGCAGCCATCTTCAGAGGCCGCATGTCCATGAAGGAAGTGGACGAACAGATGCTCAATATACAGAATAAGAACAGCAGCTTCTTTGTGGAATGGATTccaaacaattgcaaaactgCGGTGTGCGATATTCCACCGAGAGGTTTAAAGATGTCTGCCACATTCATTGGTAATTCTACGGCCATTCAGGAGCTTTTTAAGCGTGTCTCGGAACAGTTCACTGCCATGTTCCGACGTAAGGCCTTCTTGCATTGGTACACTGGAGAGGGTATGGATGAGATGGAGTTCACCGAAGCGGAGAGCAACATGAATGATTTGGTATCCGAGTACCAGCAGTATCAAGAGGCCACTGCCGACGAAGAAGGAGAATTcgatgaagacgaagaaggAGGCGGCGATGAGTAG
- the LOC117576947 gene encoding LMBR1 domain-containing protein 2 homolog, protein MAYLLTFAVIVALFLASVLLYRYGNIQRQHILVTLSVLTAWCFSFLIVFTIPLDVTSTLYRQCLEEHKPISNGSVTINISSTTDTLRPQECQEPWGMVPESVFPNLWRIIYWSSQFLTWLIMPLMQSYLKAGDFTIKGKLKSALIENAIYYGSYLFICGVLLIYISVKGVSLDWQKLKAIASSASNTWGLFLLILLLGYALVEVPRSLWNNAKPGFALQYAYFKAAKLSTDKAEAEEHVDDVLESLQCISRAVPNNHELRSCVETILRKVPIELHERASRNFSRSCGNGMGSFGGTSSTIVPSEKALVRIHKQVIKSLQTLQRTEALWSVQVKTVLHLEDVAHNMHSAERCFKTEFPCKRSQLERILFSGSVQWYWECVFKAPFLKALCVLSATMSAMVVWSELTFFSRHPVLSIFANVINVAKGTYDFFTIEVFSMGVLCYFFYCTYSTILRIRFLNIYYLAPHHQTNEHSLIFSGMLLCRLTPPMCLNFLGLIHMDSHIIKKRIMETYYTQIMGHMDVIGIISNGFNIYFPMCMLAFCLATWFSLGSRALNALGFQQFLQHETIATELVQEGKDLIAREKRRRQRTEEAMARRRADTMPSHEYLSKYRGGGGGVNQLIGGNRTPADGLLRDGDASVDYAAVASSSALGVPRSLSEEINDRFGVSTQMQIGFRSTNDRNEAENVGMPPRGLFDDV, encoded by the exons ATGGCATACTTGCTGACATTCGCCGTTATTGTCGCTTTATTCTTGGCTAGCGTCttgctatatcgatatggAAATATTCAACGTCAACACATCCTTGTAACACTCTCCGTGTTGACGGCCtggtgtttttcttttctgattGTTTTTACCATTCCATTGGATGTGACGTCA ACTCTTTACCGGCAATGCCTAGAAGAGCACAAGCCAATTTCCAATGGCAGTGTcactataaatatatcatcAACAACAGACACATTACGACCACAGGAGTGTCAAGAGCCGTGGGGCATGGTACCTGAGTCGGTGTTCCCCAATTTGTGGCGTATCATCTACTGGAGCTCACAGTTTCTAACGTGGCTAATAATGCCACTAATGCAGTCGTATCTTAAAGCCGGCGATTTTACCATAAAGGGCAAACTGAAATCGGCCCTAATTGAGAATGCCATCTACTATGGATCCTATTTATTCATCTGCGGTGTCCTGCTCATCTATATTTCCGTCAAGGGCGTCTCCCTTGATTGGCAGAAACTAAAGGCGATTGCTTCATCGGCTTCAAATACATGGGGCCTCTTTTTACTTATACTCCTTTTGGGCTATGCACTCGTGGAAGTGCCTCGATCTCTCTGGAATAACGCCAAACCGGGGTTTGCGCTGCAATATGCTTATTTCAAGGCTGCCAAGCTTAGCACGGAtaaggcggaggcggaggagcATGTCGACGACGTGCTTGAGTCTCTGCAGTGCATCAGTCGAGCGGTGCCTAACAATCACGAGTTGCGATCGTGCGTCGAGACCATATTGCGCAAGGTACCTATTGAGCTGCATGAGCGGGCCAGTCGCAATTTCTCGCGAAGCTGCGGCAACGGCATGGGTAGCTTCGGTGGCACCAGTTCTACCATTGTGCCCTCGGAGAAAGCGCTTGTACGCATACATAAACAGGTGATCAAATCGTTACAGACTCTGCAACGCACTGAGGCACTTTGGAGCGTTCAAGTGAAGACGGTGCTACACTTGGAAGACGTCGCACACAACATGCATTCAGCTGAGCGTTGCTTCAAAACTGAGTTTCCATGCAAGCGGTCGCAGCTGGAAAGAATCTTGTTTAGCGGCTCTGTGCAATGGTATTGGGAGTGTGTTTTTAAGGCTCCATTCCTTAAGGCGCTCTGCGTGCTCTCGGCTACCATGTCAGCGATGGTCGTGTGGAGCGAACTCACTTTCTTCAGTCGCCATCCGGTCCTCTCGATATTTGCCAATGTGATCAATGTGGCCAAGGGAACTTATGATTTTTTCACAATTGAAGTCTTTTCTATGGGTGTGTTGTGCTACTTCTTCTACTGCACCTATTCTACAATTCTTAGGATACGctttcttaatatttattacctGGCACCCCATCACCAGACGAATGAGCATAGCTTAATCTTTAGTGGTATGCTTCTCTGTCGTCTAACACCACCAATGTGTCTAAATTTTCTTGGTCTTATTCATATGGATTCTCACATCATAAAAAAG CGCATTATGGAAACGTATTATACGCAAATTATGGGTCACATGGACGTAATCGGCATCATTTCGAATGGCTTCAATATATACTTTCCTATGTGCATGCTGGCATTTTGCCTGGCCACCTGGTTTAGTCTAGGTAGTCGGGCTTTGAATGCCTTGGGTTTCCAACAGTTTCTGCAGCACGAAACGATTGCAACCGAGCTAGTGCAGGAGGGAAAGGATTTGATAGCTCGCGAAAAGCGCCGTCGACAGCGAACCGAAGAAGCAATGGCCAGAAGACGCGCCGACACTATGCCCAGTCATGAATACCTTAGTAAATATCGTGGAGGAGGCGGTGGCGTCAATCAGTTAATTGGTGGAAATCGAACACCAGCAGATGGCTTATTGCGGGATGGCGACGCTAGTGTTGACTACGCTGCAGTAGCTTCCTCTTCAGCGCTGGGAGTACCTCGCTCATTGTCGGAGGAAATTAATGATAGATTTGGCGTTAGCACTCAAATGCAGATTGGTTTTCGAAGCACAAACGATCGAAATGAAGCAGAGAATGTTGGAATGCCGCCTCGCGGACTTTTTGATGATGTTTAA
- the LOC117576952 gene encoding BBSome-interacting protein 1 — protein MSAIERELLRNVNEKIELIEPSTGKLFFEHKTDLLLAKPRLIPLKSQGLQSLEEMHRETARQLQQKRTNNKNNNNHQGEAKQLDAA, from the coding sequence ATGTCGGCGATAGAGCGTGAATTGCTTAGAAACGTAAATgagaaaattgaattgattgagCCTAGTACaggaaaattgtttttcgaGCATAAAACTGACTTATTGCTTGCTAAACCGCGTTTGATACCTCTCAAATCGCAGGGTTTGCAGAGTCTGGAGGAAATGCATCGCGAAACTGCTCGACAGTTGCAGCAGAAACGCActaataacaagaacaacaacaatcaccaAGGAGAGGCAAAACAGCTCGACGCCGCTTAg
- the LOC117576949 gene encoding golgin-45, producing MESNALVNNAEKAQNCRTSGDGMEQAEIIPSTKIEQNQLVSSVSKRPQLSRKDSTAAQEAVIARKTSSAGSTSSSASLPLPGLHSLYRRSEIVSRSLGPAMPKGELVQLKPRLVSTSDPLPEHKKTKPPKFIPYEPYPGAVNPMTETQQRVQRVGRNNIDIAVLADQVSSLRTQELNPNEQVEGNSEQNTANSEDLQQLKEQLTKVQAERDYLQAQHKFQTQVNGELKSLLVASVGEDLQTKVNVLTEDKLQLARALIDTANNLTTHTEQIEFLANQCEVWRSKFLASSVMVEELARWKADLTHKNQMLNESTKQLLHATHQIREIQLDMLKQLKFLAKIRYLNLPATDVISLSSENLNILQRMVLHSGVGIPETTLKLSSASTSPLCEAEKYAVQALEFISQPLMATDEAIRALFGQVQRPPCTLAGAAAHPELDSLQQQQ from the exons ATGGAGAGCAATGCCTTAGTAAATAATGCAGAAAAGGCGCAAAACTGTCGCACTAGCGGAGATGGCATGGAGCAAGCGGAAATAATTCCATCAACTAAAATAGAGCAGAATCAATTAGTGAGCAGTGTGAGCAAACGACCCCAATTATCCCGTAAAGACAGCACAGCTGCTCAAGAGGCGGTAATTGCCCGCAAGACATCATCCGCAGGTTCCACCTCTTCCTCTGCGTCCCTTCCGTTGCCCGGCCTTCACTCACTCTACCGTCGTTCTGAAATCGTGAGTCGCAGCCTTGGCCCGGCAATGCCCAAAGGAGAGCTTGTGCAGTTGAAGCCACGGTTGGTAAGCACTTCGGATCCACTTCCAGAGCACAAGAAGACTAAGCCACCAAAGTTTATCCCATACGAACCATATCCAGGAGCTGTCAATCCCATGACAGAGACACAGCAAAGAGTTCAACGCGTTGGTAGAAACAACATAGACATTGCCGTTCTGGCCGACCAGGTATCCAGTCTTCGCACCCAAGAACTGAATCCTAATGAACAGGTCGAAGGCAACAGTGAGCAGAATACGGCTAACAGTGAAGATCTGCAGCAATTAAAAGAGCAGCTTACCAAAGTGCAGGCTGAACGGGATTATTTGCAAGCACAGCATAAGTTCCAGACCCAGGTCAATGGGGAGCTGAAAAGCCTGTTGGTGGCGTCTGTGGGCGAGGATTTGCAGACCAAAGTCAATGTACTTACCGAGGATAAATTGCAACTTGCGCGTGCCTTGATCGATACGGCCAACAATCTCACCACACACACGGAACAGATCGAGTTTTTGGCCAATCAGTGTGAGGTGTGGCGATCGAAGTTTCTTGCTAGCAGTGTCATGGTCGAGGAGCTGGCGCGATGGAAAGCGGATCTTACGCATAAGAATCAAATGCTCAATGAATCTACAAAGcaattgttgcatgcaacacatCAGATACGGGAGATTCAGTTAGACATGCTGAAGCAACTGAAGTTCCTGGCCAAGATACGTTATCTGAATCTACCCGCTACGGATGTGATCAGCTTAAGTTCAGAGAACTTAAACATTCTACAGCGGATGGTGCTACACTCCGGCGTGGGGATTCCGGAGACAACTCTGAAGTTGTCCAGCGCCTCAACCAGTCCGCTGTGCGAGGCAGAGAAGTACGCTGTACAG gcCCTTGAGTTTATAAGCCAACCGCTTATGGCCACAGATGAAGCTATTAGAGCGCTATTCGGACAGGTTCAAAGGCCACCTTGCACCTTGGCAGGCGCTGCAGCTCACCCAGAATTAGATTCccttcagcaacagcaatag
- the LOC117573686 gene encoding omega-amidase NIT2 isoform X1, with the protein MAKAINTLRLALLQLKGSSDKTANVRNAIIKIEKVVKDHQPHLITLPECFNCPYGTKYFREYAEQIPDGFTSQQLSKAALENQVFIVGGTIPELGENDRIFNTCTVWAPSGELIAKHRKMHLFDIDVKGGIRFKESETLSPGNEFTTFKIEGRKIGIGICYDIRFEEMARLYRNDGCEMIIYPAAFNMTTGPLHWELLQRARANDNQLFVVTTSPARDLAADYVAYGHSMIVDPWAKIIACADEGEQTVTADIDFAIVDQVRQQIPVFSQRRLDLYGTELK; encoded by the exons ATGGCGAAAGCTATTAATA CTTTGCGACTCGCACTTTTGCAGCTCAAGGGTTCGAGTGACAAAACTGCCAATGTCCGTAATGCGATCATAAAAATTGAGAAGGTGGTCAAAGATCATCAGCCGCATTTAATAACGCTGCCAGAATGCTTCAATTGTCCATACGGAACGAAATATTTTCGCGAGTATGCCGAGCAAATTCCAGACGGCTTCACCAGTCAACAACTTTCAAAGGCGGCATTGGAAAATCAGGTCTTTATAGTAGGCGGAACTATTCCCGAGTTGGGTGAGAATGACCGCATTTTTAATACTTGTACTGTCTGGGCTCCAAGTGGTGAGTTGATAGCCAAGCATCGAAAGATGCATTTGTTCGATATTGATGTGAAGGGTGGCATCCGCTTTAAGGAGTCTGAGACGCTGTCCCCGGGCAATGAATTTACCACTTTCAAGATTGAGGGACGCAAAATTGGTATTGGAATATGCTACGATATTCGATTCGAGGAAATGGCACGACTCTATCGCAACGATGGCTGCGAGATGATCATCTACCCTGCCGCTTTTAATATGACAACCGGACCTTTGCATTGGGAACTATTGCAACGAGCGCGTGCCAATGATAATCAACTGTTTGTAGTTACCACGTCGCCAGCCAGAGATCTCGCTGCTGATTATGTTGCTTACGGCCATTCAATGATCGTCGACCCGTGGGCGAAAATCATCGCGTGCGCCGATGAAGGCGAACAGACTGTGACAGCCGACATTGACTTTGCTATTGTGGATCAAGTGCGTCAGCAAATTCCAGTGTTCAGCCAACGGCGTCTCGATCTCTACGGCACTGAGTTGAAGTGA